Proteins from a genomic interval of Yarrowia lipolytica chromosome 1E, complete sequence:
- a CDS encoding uncharacterized protein (Compare to YALI0E17457g, similar to uniprot|P32331 Saccharomyces cerevisiae YPR058w YMC1 mitochondrial carrier protein (MCF), similar to Saccharomyces cerevisiae YMC2 (YBR104W) and YMC1 (YPR058W); ancestral locus Anc_3.348) — MEEPVIYDENQIDDNRVVKDLIAGTCGGVAQVLSGQPFDTTKVRLQSAPEGRYSGAMDVVKQIMKNEGFKGFYKGTLTPLIGVGACVSIQFSVNEYMKRMFGAQNISLGLKDTRLSSWQFYQCGAAAGFANGFLASPIEQIRIRLQVQTADNKLFNGPIDCIKKMYGAGGIQGIYRGIMPTLVRESHGMGMYFLTFEALVKREMALKDCQRKDIPGWKLCMYGAGAGYGMWTTAYPIDVIKSKMQTDSIFPAERKYKNSFDCAKQILRDQGVKGFFRGFGPTMLRAAPVNACTFYAFELACRAMG, encoded by the coding sequence atggAAGAACCCGTGATCTACGACGAGAACCAGATTGACGACAACCGGGTGGTCAAGGATCTGATTGCCGGCAcctgtggaggagtggcGCAGGTGCTTTCGGGCCAGCCGTTTGATACCACAAAGGTGCGTCTTCAGAGTGCTCCTGAGGGCCGATACTCGGGAGCCATGGACGTGGTGAAGCAGATCATGAAGAACGAGGGCTTCAAGGGCTTCTACAAGGGCACTTTGACCCCCTTGATTGGTGTGGGGGCCTGTGTTTCGATCCAGTTCTCGGTCAACGAGTACATGAAGCGAATGTTTGGTGCTCAGAACATTTCGCTCGGTCTCAAAGACACCCGGCTCAGCTCGTGGCAGTTTTACCAGTGTGGAGCTGCGGCCGGTTTTGCCAACGGTTTCCTGGCATCGCCCATTGAACAGATCCGTATCCGTCTGCAGGTCCAGACGGCCGACAACAAGCTGTTCAACGGACCCATTGATTGCATCAAGAAGATGTACGGCGCCGGAGGCATCCAGGGCATCTACCGAGGCATCATGCCCACTCTTGTGCGAGAGTCTCACGGTATGGGCATGTACTTTCTGACCTTCGAGGCTCTGGTGAAGCGAGAAATGGCCCTCAAGGACTGCCAGCGAAAAGACATCCCCGGCTGGAAGCTGTGCATGTACGGAGCCGGTGCTGGCTACGGAATGTGGACCACTGCTTATCCCATCGACGTGATCAAGTCCAAGATGCAGACCGACTCCATTTTCCCGGCCGAGCGAAAGTACAAAAACTCGTTTGACTGCGCCAAGCAGATTCTGCGAGACCAGGGCGTCAAGGGCTTCTTCCGGGGCTTTGGACCCACCATGCTGCGAGCCGCCCCCGTCAACGCTTGCACCTTCTACGCCTTTGAGCTTGCCTGCAGAGCCATGGGTTAG
- a CDS encoding uncharacterized protein (Compare to YALI0E17479g, similar to uniprot|P32178 Saccharomyces cerevisiae YPR060c ARO7 chorismate mutase, similar to Saccharomyces cerevisiae ARO7 (YPR060C); ancestral locus Anc_3.349), giving the protein MDFTKADTVLDLANIRDSLVRMEDTIVFNLIERAQFCRSEFVYKAGNSDIPGFKGSYLDWFLQESEKVHAKLRRYAAPDEQAFFPDDLPEAILPPIDYAPILAPYSKEVSVNDEIKKIYTDDIVPLVCAGTGDQPENYGSVMVCDIETLQALSRRIHFGKFVAESKFLSETERFTELIKNKDIAGIEAAITNSKVEETILARLGEKALAYGTDPTLRWSQRTQGKVDSEVVKRIYKEWVIPLTKKVEVDYLLRRLE; this is encoded by the coding sequence ATGGACTTCACTAAAGCCGACACCGTTCTGGATCTCGCCAACATCCGAGACTCGCTGGTCCGAATGGAGGACACTATTGTCTTCAATCTGATTGAGCGGGCTCAGTTCTGCCGTTCCGAGTTTGTGTACAAGGCCGGCAACTCGGACATTCCCGGCTTCAAGGGCTCTTACCTCGACTGGTTTCTGCAGGAGTCGGAAAAGGTGCACGCCAAACTGCGTCGGTACGCTGCCCCGGACGAGCAGGCCTTCTTCCCCGACGATCTACCCGAGGCCATTCTGCCCCCCATCGATTATGCGCCAATTCTGGCACCCTACAGCAAGGAGGTGAGCGTCAACGACGAGATTAAAAAGATTTACACCGACGACATTGTGCCCCTGGTGTGTGCTGGCACTGGAGATCAGCCCGAGAACTATGGGTCGGTCATGGTGTGCGACATCGAGACGCTGCAGGCGCTGTCGCGACGAATCCACTTTGGCAAGTTTGTGGCCGAGTCCAAGTTTCTGAGTGAAACCGAGCGATTCACcgagctcatcaagaacaaggacatTGCTGGTATTGAGGCGGCCATCACAAACTCCAAGGTGGAAGAGACGATTCTGGCCCGGCTGGGAGAAAAGGCACTGGCCTACGGCACAGACCCCACTCTCCGGTGGTCGCAGAGAACCCAGGGAAAGGTTGATTCCGAGGTTGTCAAGCGAATCTACAAGGAGTGGGTGATTCCACtcaccaagaaggtcgAGGTGGACTACCTGCTCCGGCGGTTGGAGTAG
- a CDS encoding uncharacterized protein (Compare to YALI0E17545g, weakly similar to uniprot|P09950 Saccharomyces cerevisiae YDR232w HEM1 5-aminolevulinate synthase), producing the protein MLKQLENILESRKHKNRFRKLTVMDPESTVDFSSNDFLSLGKYQPFKDSVSVKVADFCAQTSSSLGSGGSRLLDGNCALYEGLERQIAAFHGAKSGLIFNSGFDANSGFFSCLPQPQDIVIYDELIHASVHEGMRQCRAKKRVLFKHNDVEDFERVLNQYKGESGNIFVAVEAVYSMDGDTAPLRQLYDVSDRLNREILLVVDEAHATGVLGDQGRGLVCALGMEKQVFARIHTFGKALSANGAIILCHPVVRSYLINYARSFIFTTALGQVNLLIIQATYELLETQAAAHLQTQLWDNLQRFSTGLKDTGVHVYPPVPRSAIFSVFCDNPRSLAAHCQQSGLVVRPIVHPTVPKGTERVRVCIHSANTAKEVDMLVHRILEWHSQKEMRGRL; encoded by the coding sequence ATGCTCAAGCAACTGGAAAATATTCTTGAGTCGCGAAAGCACAAAAACAGGTTCCGAAAATTGACGGTCATGGATCCTGAGTCGACGGTGGATTTTTCTTCGAACGATTTTCTGTCGCTCGGAAAGTATCAACCATTCAAAGACAGCGTCAGTGTCAAGGTGGCGGATTTCTGCGCCCAAAccagctcttctctggGTTCTGGAGGGTCTCGACTTTTGGATGGAAATTGTGCACTGTACGAGGGTCTTGAACGTCAGATTGCAGCATTCCATGGAGCAAAGTCTGGCTTGATTTTCAATTCTGGATTCGACGCCAACTCGGGGTTTTTCTCCTGTCTTCCTCAGCCTCAGGATATAGTCATTTACGACGAGTTGATCCATGCCAGTGTTCATGAAGGAATGCGTCAATGTCGGGCAAAGAAACGGGTTCTTTTCAAGCACAATGACGTGGAGGACTTTGAGCGGGTTTTGAACCAGTACAAGGGCGAATCAGGCAACATTTTTGTGGCCGTAGAGGCTGTATACAGCATGGATGGTGATACAGCTCCGTTGAGACAACTGTACGACGTTTCAGACCGTCTGAACAGAGAGATTcttttggtggtggacgaAGCTCATGCCACAGGTGTACTTGGAGACCAGGGACGAGGTCTGGTGTGTGCTCTCGGTATGGAGAAACAGGTATTTGCTCGAATCCATACGTTTGGAAAAGCTCTGAGTGCCAATGGAGCCATTATTTTATGTCATCCCGTGGTTCGATCTTATCTGATCAACTATGCTCGTTCTTTTATCTTTACAACTGCTCTTGGTCAGGTGAATCTGCTCATCATTCAGGCCACCTATGAGCTTCTGGAAACCCAGGCAGCAGCACATCTTCAGACTCAACTATGGGACAATCTGCAGCGGTTTTCCACGGGGTTGAAGGACACTGGAGTTCACGTTTATCCTCCTGTGCCCCGGTCGGCCATCTTTTCAGTCTTCTGCGACAACCCGCGGTCTCTGGCGGCCCACTGTCAGCAGTCTGGGCTGGTTGTGAGACCCATTGTGCATCCCACGGTTCCCAAGGGAACGGAGAGAGTCCGGGTGTGCATTCACAGTGCTAAtaccgccaaggaggtggacaTGCTAGTGCACAGGATTCTCGAGTGGCATTCtcagaaggagatgagagGGCGGTTGTAG
- a CDS encoding uncharacterized protein (Compare to YALI0E17435g, no similarity), which produces MVVTYYMQKGIRGINGDGIEKCVVFVGLLIYTPLRVIDSTTPPILTTMFIPLLLLSSLVAASDCEDTPINKRGMIQCVMRGVDESKAPSHPVSQIGNAPKAGETQAAPKAPQTPAQAPAQGETPAQANYASKPSVEIGLGVALAMCLLL; this is translated from the coding sequence ATGGTTGTAACATACTACATGCAAAAAGGCATAAGAGGTATAAATGGCGATGGAATAGAAAAGTGTGTTGTATTTGTCGGCCTGTTGATATATACCCCCCTTCGAGTCATTGATTCAACCACACCACCTATCCTCACAACAATGTTCAttcctcttctgctgctgtcgtcTCTTGTTGCCGCTTCCGACTGCGAAGATACACCCATCAACAAGCGAGGCATGATTCAGTGCGTCATGAGAGGTGTCGACGAGTCCAAGGCTCCTTCTCATCCGGTCAGCCAGATCGGAAATGCACCCAAGGCTGGAGAGACCCAGGCCGCTCCTAAAGCTCCCCAGACACCTGCCCAGGCTCCTGCTCAGGGAGAGACTCCTGCTCAGGCCAACTACGCCTCCAAGCCTTCTGTCGAGATTGGTCTTGGAGTGGCCCTTGCCATGTGTCTTCTTTTGTAG
- a CDS encoding uncharacterized protein (Compare to YALI0E17413g, similar to Saccharomyces cerevisiae VPS35 (YJL154C); ancestral locus Anc_1.193, similar to uniprot|P34110 Saccharomyces cerevisiae YJL154c VPS35 protein-sorting protein vacuolar), protein MSNNTLQEALTEVRQQESQMRRCLEHKGKIMDAVKHASTLLAELRSSTLPPKQYYELYIVVFDALAYLGAFLKDSHPTHHLADLYELVQYAGNIVPRLYLMITVGTVYMGMDDAPVKEIMKDMMEMCRGVQHPVRGLFLRYYLSQRSRDKLPTLPEGDENAATKGSLQDSIQFVITNFIEMNKLWVRLQHQGHSRERDKRTAERQELQILVGSNLVRLSQLEGIDKTYYRESILPAILEQVVQCRDILAQEYLLDVITQVFPDEFHLATLDIFLDTIANLNPGVSVRRIVITMIERLAAYAAREAENETNTVAKQLKEAHLDDAVDNDKDGDDKGKDKDEEVTDPLTAPSASPYTEEYHRGIPASMDLFKVFWDHFLGLLKARPDLPLEDQMAILGALTKLSMNAYPERLEFLDQIFSHAAEKLKAADSAATSSKETVDALLAMVLAPINFYSRLLTVLSVPSYLELLQSQTAASQRVVAIAVIDSVLKEQAHITDIGDAEGVFGLLQILIVPRGAAAQSEDEESEDVAADQAKIAKVVHLLYHKDPDTHYKLLVVARKALSAGGQLRKYTYPALVFSTLRIARRYKARESVFVDWMQRTTALFKFIHKLISDVSITGRAEYALRLYVDAAQVADQCGAEEAAYEFFVQAFTVYEEAVSDSRAQFQAICIFVSALQQTRNFSLDNYKLLISKTAVYGSKLLKKPDQCRAVYMASHLWWTVDDDDEDDDENKETPEGEESGTASVRDGKRVLECLQRALRVADACMDVAVQVQLFVEILNRYIYYFDHGNTEITVKYINGLVEVIQNNFNDDGAYDAQNIEAPKKFFDRTLDYIASQKEVDERYESIVW, encoded by the coding sequence atgtccaacaacACGTTGCAAGAGGCGCTGACCGAGGTGCGGCAGCAAGAGTCGCAGATGCGCCGGTGTCTCGAACACAAGGGCAAAATCATGGACGCTGTCAAACATGCCTCGACTCTTTTGGCCGAGCTTCGTTCGTCCACCCTGCCGCCCAAACAGTACTACGAACTGTACATTGTGGTATTTGACGCATTGGCGTACCTCGGCGCCTTTCTCAAGGACTCCCACCCCACCCACCACCTGGCGGACCTCTACGAGCTGGTCCAGTACGCAGGCAACATTGTGCCTCGTCTCTATCTCATGATCACCGTGGGTACAGTGTACATGGGCATGGACGATGCTCccgtcaaggagatcatgAAGGACATGATGGAGATGTGTCGAGGCGTCCAGCATCCCGTGCGAGGTCTCTTTTTGCGATACTACCTGTCGCAGCGATCCCGAGACAAGCTCCCCACTCTGCCTGAGGGAGATGAGAACGCCGCTACCAAGGGCTCTCTGCAGGACTCCATCCAGTTTGTCATCACCAATTTCATCGAGATGAACAAGCTGTGGGTGCGTCTGCAGCACCAGGGCCACTCGCGGGAGCGGGACAAGCGAACGGCCGAACGTCAGGAACTGCAGATTCTCGTGGGCTCCAATCTCGTGCGCCTTAGCCAGCTCGAGGGCATCGACAAGACTTACTACCGCGAGTCGATTCTGCCTGCCATTCTTGAACAGGTGGTTCAATGCAGAGATATTCTCGCCCAGGAGTACCTGCTGGACGTTATCACTCAGGTGTTCCCCGACGAGTTCCATCTCGCCACCCTCGACATTTTCCTCGACACCATTGCCAACCTCAACCCGGGAGTGTCCGTCCGACGAATCGTCATCACCATGATTGAACGTTTGGCTGCCTACGCCGCCCGAGAAGCCGAAAACGAAACCAACACTGTTGCCAAGCAGTTGAAGGAGGCGCACCTAGACGACGCTGTtgacaacgacaaggacggAGATgacaagggcaaggacaAGGATGAAGAGGTCACAGACCCCCTCACCGCCCCCTCTGCGTCGCCCTACACCGAAGAGTACCATCGAGGTATTCCTGCGTCCATGGACCTGTTCAAGGTGTTTTGGGACCACTTTCTGGGACTGCTCAAGGCCCGGCCGGATCTGCCCCTCGAAGATCAGATGGCCATTCTTGGAGCTCTTACAAAGCTCTCCATGAATGCTTACCCCGAGCGTCTGGAGTTTCTGGACCAGATCTTTTCTCATGCCGCCGAAAAGCTCAAGGCTGCCGACTCGGctgccacctcctccaaggAAACCGTTGATGCGCTGCTGGCCATGGTTCTGGCGCCTATCAACTTCTACAGCCGGCTGTTGACGGTTCTGTCGGTGCCCTCGTACCTGGAACTGCTTCAATCACAGACTGCCGCGTCCCAGCGAGTGGTTGCCATTGCTGTGATTGACTctgtgctcaaggagcaggccCATATCACCGATATTGGCGATGCTGAAGGTGTGTTTGGACTGCTGCAGATCCTGATTGTTCctcgaggagctgctgccCAGTCTGAAGACGAAGAGTCTGAAGATGTGGCTGCCGACCAGGCCAAAATCGCAAAGGTTGTACATCTCTTGTACCACAAGGACCCCGACACCCACTAcaagctgcttgtagtTGCTCGAAAGGCGCTTTCTGCCGGAGGACAGCTTCGAAAGTACACCTACCCCGCTCTGGTGTTTTCCACGCTTCGAATTGCTCGTCGATACAAGGCCCGggagtctgtgtttgtTGACTGGATGCAGCGGACCACCGCTCTGTTCAAGTTCATCCACAAGCTCATTTCCGATGTCTCTATCACGGGTCGGGCTGAGTACGCTCTCCGTCTGTACGTTGATGCTGCTCAGGTGGCTGACCAATGTGGAGCCGAGGAAGCTGCGTACGAGTTCTTTGTGCAGGCGTTCACTGTGTATGAGGAGGCAGTTTCGGACTCACGGGCGCAGTTCCAGGCGATTTGCATCTTCGTCAGTGCTCTGCAGCAGACACGCAACTTTTCTCTGGATAACTACAAGCTGTTGATTTCCAAGACGGCTGTGTACGGCAGCAAGCTTCTCAAGAAGCCCGACCAGTGCCGAGCCGTGTACATGGCTTCTCATTTGTGGTGGACTgttgacgacgacgatgaggacgacgacgaaaacaAGGAGACACCCGAGGGTGAAGAGAGCGGGACGGCGTCTGTGCGGGACGGCAAGCGGGTGCTGGAGTGTCTTCAGCGAGCTCTGCGGGTGGCCGACGCATGCATGGACGTGGCGGTGCAGGtgcagctgtttgtggagaTTCTCAACCGGTACATTTACTACTTTGACCACGGTAACACGGAGATTACGGTCAAGTACATTAATGgtctggtggaggtgaTCCAAAACAACTTCAACGACGACGGAGCCTATGATGCTCAGAACATTGAGGCGCCCAAAAAGTTTTTCGACCGAACGCTCGACTATATTGCTAGTcagaaggaggtggatgaGCGCTACGAGAGCATTGTCTGGTGA